The Phyllopteryx taeniolatus isolate TA_2022b chromosome 14, UOR_Ptae_1.2, whole genome shotgun sequence genome has a window encoding:
- the plekhj1 gene encoding pleckstrin homology domain-containing family J member 1: protein MFLTTPLDTVVVVFSVGNDRGCGECAAVVLNSKLLRSVMRFNEKEMVHLSRQPSEMVAELGMRGPKKGDVVKRRLVKLVVNFLFYFKTDEEEPIGALLLEQCRVEKEDNLTFTIAFLEDAERKYLFVCDSEEQCGKWIDSIIRASYEFMRRNLIFYRTEIHRLTGKDPLEQYGISDEARFQVTNGLQHTPRDASSM, encoded by the exons ATGTTTTTGACGACGCCATTGGATACCGTCGTTGTTGTTTTCAGTGTGGGAAATGACCGGGGCTGTGGCGAGTGTGCAGCGGTCGTGTTAAATTCAAAACTTTTACGGTCAGTGATGCGTTTTAACGAGAAGGAGATGGTGCACTTGAGCCGACAGCCGTCAGAAATGGTCGCCGAGCTGGGCATGCGAGGACCCAAGAAAGGAGATG TTGTCAAGAGGAGGCTAGTGAAACTCGTTGTTAACTTCCTCTTCTATTTTAAGACTGACGAGGAAGAA CCTATTGGAGCTCTGCTGTTGGAGCAATGTCGGGTGGAGAAGGAGGACAACCTAACATTCACCATTG CATTTCTAGAAGACGCAGAGAGGAAAtatctttttgtgtgtgactcTGAGGAGCAATGTGGGAAGTGGATAGACTCCATCATCAGGGCTAG CTATGAGTTCATGAGGCGGAATCTCATATTCTACAGAACTGAAATCCACAGGCTCACTGGAAAA GATCCATTGGAGCAGTACGGCATATCAGATGAAGCTCGCTTTCAAGTTACTAATGGCCTGCAGCATACGCCCAGAGATGCCTCCTCAATGTAG
- the sf3a2 gene encoding splicing factor 3A subunit 2: MDFQHRAGGKTGSGGVASSSESNRDRRERLRQLALETIDINKDPYFMKNHLGSYECKLCLTLHNNEGSYLAHTQGKKHQTNLARRAAKEAKEAPAQPAPAKVKVEVRKFVKIGRPGYKVTKQRDPETGQQSLLFQIDYPEVAEGIGPRHRFMSAYEQRIEPPDRRWQYLLLAAEPYETIAFKVPSREIDKAESRFWTHWNRETKQFFLQFHFKMEKALIPPTGPPPPAGMKRPPPLMSAPRPQNESMPPPPGGMILPPGAPGTPQMPPQMPMPPMPMRPPPPEAI, translated from the exons ATGGATTTCCAACATCGAGCTGGAGGGAAGACGGGCAGCGGAGGGGTGGCGTCCTCCTCGGAGAGTAATCGGGACAGACGAGAGCGGTTACGCCAGCTGGCTCTGGAGACCATTGACATCAATAAAGATCCCTACTTCATGAAGAATCATTTAGGATCATACGAGTGCAAACTTTGCCTGACGCTTCACAACAACGAG GGCAGCTACTTAGCCCATACACAAGGAAAGAAACATCAGACCAATCT agcGCGGCGAGCTGCCAAAGAGGCTAAAGAAGCGCCAGCTCAGCCAGCTCCAGCTAAAGTGAAGGTCGAGGTCAGGAAGTTTGTGAAAATTGGTCGGCCCGGATATAAAG TAACCAAGCAGAGGGATCCAGAAACTGGGCAGCAGTCTTTACTTTTCCAG ATTGACTACCCAGAAGTGGCCGAGGGTATCGGGCCCCGGCACCGTTTCATGTCTGCATACGAACAGCGCATCGAGCCCCCCGACCGCCGTTGGCAGTACCTGCTGCTGGCCGCAGAACCTTATGAGACAATTGCATTTAAG GTGCCCAGTAGAGAAATTGACAAAGCAGAGAGCCGCTTCTGGACACACTGGAATCGAGAAACGAAACAG TTCTTCCTTCAGTTCCACTTCAAAATGGAAAAAGCTCTCATACCACCCACTGGTCCACCGCCTCCGGCTGGTATGAAGCGTCCTCCACCTCTTATGAGTGCTCCTCGCCCACAAAACGAATCCATGCCCCCACCTCCAGGCGGGATGATCCTCCCCCCTGGTGCCCCCGGTACTCCTCAAATGCCTCCTCAGATGCCCATGCCACCAATGCCAATGAGGCCACCACCCCCCGAGGCTATTTAA
- the LOC133489398 gene encoding uncharacterized protein LOC133489398 produces MEESYETFEEELGPPRDDPPPQKPVRQIRQPEMYVSRKVGEEISEVEPKTLHMDSSAPRKFPMQKTLSMQNLGQIETPWENVTLNRCLFVAITILVLTSGCQRLHETLRGQETAEEEEGEVKLTVRHPTTLRHRGKPPEPETTLWEVLFWWLPDLDDDENDVKRRRRGATGQSSRGLRNKPVPDKKLMKQSEGTLKTKRAKKAREHKAKDKKDKDILKTHEGEDKKVENEELVSNTMRETKEKKKKTEKE; encoded by the exons ATGGAGGAAAGCTATGAGACATTTGAAGAGGAGTTAGGGCCACCAAGAGACGATCCTCCTCCGCAGAAGCCTGTTCGACAGATCAGACAACCAG AAATGTATGTAAGCAGGAAAGTTGGAGAG GAAATTTCTGAAGTAGAACCAAAGACTTTACACATGGATTCAAGCGCTCCCAGGAAAT tTCCTATGCAAAAAACCTTGTCCATGCAGAATTTGGGCCAGATTGAGACACCGTGGGAGAACGTCACACTCAACCGCTGTCTCTTTGTGGCCATTACCATCCTGGTGCTCACCTCGGGGTGCCAGAGACTTCATG AAACCCTGCGTGGTCAGGAAacagcagaggaggaggagggggaggtcAAATTGACCGTGAGACATCCCACCACGTTACGACACAGAGGCAAACCACCGGAG cCTGAGACGACCCTGTGGGAAGTTTTGTTTTGGTGGCTGCCGGACCTTGATGACGATGAGAATGATGTAAAACGGAGGAGAAGAGGAGCAACGGGCCAAAGCTCGAGGGGTCTCAGAAACAAGCCAGTCCCAGACAAAAAACTCATGAAGCAGAGCGAAGGGACATTAAAGACCAAGAGAGCCAAGAAAGCCCGAGAACATAAGGCTaaagacaagaaagacaaggacATACTGAAGACACACGAAGGAGAGGACAAAAAGGTTGAAAATGAGGAGTTGGTATCAAACACAATGAGAGAGActaaggaaaagaagaaaaagactgaAAAGGAATGA